The following is a genomic window from Chania multitudinisentens RB-25.
GTTGAATCGCCATATCATGGCGCAGCGCCCCCCACAGTAACCCCACAGCAAGAAAGCCGTTATACACGCCCTGATTTGCCGCCAACACATGCGTGGCGGCAGCAAACTCTGCGGTTGTGCCAAAAGCTCGTCTGCCTACGGGTTTTTGCCACAGAAAAACCTCCAGCACAAAAATATAAATATGCAGGACGGCAACAAGACCAACCAGAATTGTGGCAATGAGTATCATATTTTATGACGCTTTTTGGAGAGAATTGATATATGAAAGTATAAACCTTATATCCAATTTATCTATACTGTTTATCATTATAAAAAACCCGCTGCAGCGAGCGGGTTTTATTAACCATTTAGAGTCAATTCAGCATAACGGTGAGCAGCATTGCAATTGCAACCCAAAATACTGCTGTCACAATCACAACATGGAATAACCTTGCACGAGAGAGTAATTGGTTCATAGCGCCTCCACAAACTTCGGCTAGTTAACAGACCAAATCTACCCGATGACATTAACTTTAGTTTAGCACAGTTTTTTTTATTTTTGCCAGGCCACTTCCCCATTAAATGATCTCATCGACAAATCCTGCGTCTTATTCAACACCTGATGGAGCTTTGCCTACAATAACAATAACGGTATTAACGCGGAGGCTATAAAAGAATTATGTACGCATTAGTGATGTTTGTTTGCTATCTGGATGGTGGCTGTGCTGACATAGTGCTCGATGTGCTGCGTGATGAGCAGCAATGCCTGGCCGTGATGCAGGAACAGCAGCTTCGCCACGCCGGATGCTACCCGATTGAAGATTTCATTGATGGTTTCTGGTTCTCTACTGACCAGGGCCAAAACATGCATCGTTAATATAATTTAATATTAGCGAAATTATCTATTTTCGATGATTCAATATGCGGCAATACTTTCCCACTCAAATAGGGCACTCAGGAAATATACACCTCTTTAGAGGTAAGTGATATTACTCGAACCATTAATTTAAAATGCACCAGGCTTTCCTGCCCACCATCGGCCAATACCTGATTTCCCCCGGTTAAATACAACATCACAATTAATACTTCACTGCTTTTAATCGCTGGAATAGCAGCATAACTCACTGCGCTATTTCTCGTTCTCGCTATTAACACCGAGCACGAGAAATAGCCGTAGCGCAGAGAGTTTCAAAACAGGGTATTACGAGGTACTTCGATCAACATCATGCCAGCACGTAATCCTAAAGCGACCGCGGGATTAGGGAACAATATCCACTCAGTATCATGTTGTACCCGATATACTTCTCCTGGCTGTTCACACAATAACGTTCCCTGCACCAATTCAGTAAAGTTGGCTGTGTCATTGCTAAGGTAAAGTTTGAATGCTTCACTGCGCTTAATCAGTGATTGTGCAACGCGAAATACCCGCATTGGTCGCTGTGTGCGTGGTGGTAAAGGCGCTGCGCTGATAAACGCCCGCAGAGCCTGGTGGATGTCAGCAAATTGTTGTAAATCGTTGCTGCCAAATGGCCGCGCCTTCCCCAGTTCCAACGTACAACTGGCGGCCTGCATCTGTTCACTGGAAAAATGGCTGAAAGTGCCCCCCGGAGCCTGGTGGATCACGACAGCATCTAACGCAGCGGCATCCAACAATGCCAGCATTTCCGCACTGTATGGGCATTGCTGGAACGGCAATAGGCCAAAGCGTGGTAAGCACGATTCGCGGATCGCCGTATGTAAATCGAAGTGAAAGCGTGCAGCACTTTCTCCGGCAAAGAAAGCACTGATGGCCTGCTCCAACTGCTGCGCCCGCGCAGTTTCCCCACTAGGTTCAAACTGAGCGTAACGGCCACCGAACATGCGGTTCATATCACTGGTCAGATAGCGTTTACCAGCACGCATCGCAGGCGGATTACCCAGCACCACCAGCAAACGTACCGCCAACGGCCTGGTACCCGCGAGTATCTCACCCACACATTGGTTAAGTAATTCAATAGGTGCCGTTTCATTGCCATGGATACCGGCCGAAATTACCACCGCCCGTTGATAGCCGTGCAGCGGGCAGATTTCGAATAACCCTTCGCCCAGCCATTGCCAACGCAATTTGGCGTTTTCACCACAGGGTGACGCTGGCTCTTCCCCCGCCAACGTCAGGGCTAATAAGTCAATCATAGATTGCTCCGGCTATTGCTGGAACGGGTAAACAGAACCCAATCCAAGGATGGAGGTCAGGGTATCCAGCGCCTCACGCCCTTCACGCAGCAACTGCGGGTCAGCCAGATCATGCTGCGTCAGGCGATCGCGATAGTAACGATCAACCCACTGGTTCAATGTGGCAAACAGCGTATCGTTCATCAGCACCCGTGGATTTATTGCCCGCAGCTCTGGCTCATTCATTGCCACCCGTAGCCGCAGGCAGGCAGGACCGCCGCCGTTGCGCATGCTTTCACGCAGGTCGAATACCTTGATTTCATCAATCGGCCCACCACTGGCCACCATTTCCGTCAGGTATTGCCAAACCCCGGCATGCTGACGAGATTCTTCCGGTACCACAATCATCATCCGGCCAGCAGGTTTGGTCAGGATTTGGCTGTTAAACAGGTAGGTCGCCACCGCATCCGCAACGCTGACGCGCGCGGTTGGCACTTCGATCGCCACCAGTTCAGTTTCCACTGCCGCCATTTGGCGCCGGAGCTGTTCCAATCCCTGCTGCTGGTGCCAGAAGGCTTGCTGATGATGAAAAAGAACCTGTTGATTGCTGACCGCAATCACATCGTTATGGAACACCCCTTGATCGATCACTTCCGGGTTCTGCTGCAAAAATACGGTATGCTCCGGGTCCAACTGGTGCAAACGGGCAATCGCCTCACTGGCTTCCCGCGTCTGCCGCGCCGGATAGCGCACAGGTGCCTGCTTTCCGCCAAACTCCTGGCGGCCATAAACAAACACCTGCACCCCGCGCTTGGCATAATCACCACCTAGCCGGTTATGATTAGCCGCCCCTTCATCACCAAATAAAGCCACCTGCGGCAACGCATCATGATGGATGAAATACTGCCGATCGCTAAAGATCGCCTGCAACACGGCAGAGGTGGTTTCCGCCTCAATTGCACGATGGAACTTGTTATTCAGGTTGGCAGCGGTGAAGTGTATTTTACCATCGGCGCTGTCAGCCGAAGGCGACACCGTTGCCGCATTGGCCGTCCACATAGCAGACGCTGAACTGAGAGCCGAAAGCAGCTGCGGCGCAGTGCGCATCGCCTGCACCAGCACACTTTCGTCAGAACCACAGAACCCCAACTTACGCAGCATCGGCAGATGCGGGCGTTCCTGCGGCGGTAACACCCCTTGCTGAAAGCCCAAATCTGCCAGCGCTTTCATTTTCAGCAGGCCCTGCTTAGCCGCCAACTGCGGATTGGATACGGCATGGCGGTGTTGTGTCGAGGCTTCATTACCAAACGACAGCCCTGCATAGTGGTGCGTTAAACCGACCAACCCATCGAAATTGACTTCATATCCCAACATCTTTCTCTCCTGCGGGCCTCAGTTAAACGACAAGCCGGGGGCCAAACTGGTTGGCAAGCTCAGGTCGGGGCTTTCCAGCGAAGCCATCGGCCAGGCGCAGTAATCCGCCGCATAGAATGCACTGGGCCGATGGTTACCCGAAGCCCCTACGCCACCAAAGGGGGCAGCACTGGATGCCCCGGTCAAGGGTTTGTTCCAGTTCACAATACCAGCGCGCGCTTCCAGCAGCAGTTGCTCGAACAGCCCACGCTGCGGTGACACCAGCCCAACAGACAGCCCATAGCGCGTGTTATTGGCAATACGCAGTGCTTCGTCGAAACTGTCGTAGCGGATAATCGTGGTCAGCGGGCCGAAGTATTCTTCGTCCGGCACATTAGCAACGCCCGTGACTTCAATAATTCCGGGGCTCAGTAGCGCACTGCCGCTTTCCAACTGCCGCAGCGTCAACAACGCTTTTCCCCCTAATGCCAACAAGTGCTGCTGTGCCGCCAGCATTTTCTCTGCCGCCGCCGTTGAGATCACTCCGCCCATAAACGGCTGTGGCTCGGCATCCCAGCGGCCAATGCGTAAGGTTCCCGCCACCTGAACCAGTCGTTCGATAAAAGCATCCCCTTCCTGCCCGCGCTTCACCAGAATACGGCGCGAACAGGTGCAACGCTGCCCAGCAGAGATAAACGCCGATTGGATCGCCAGGTTCACCACCGCATCGCGATCTTCAACCTGTTCAACGATCAGCGCGTTATTGCCCCCCATCTCCAATGCCAGGATTTTTTCCGGCTGGCCAGCAAGCTGGCGATGCAGGTGATAACCGGTACTGGCACTGCCGGTGAACAGCAACCCATCGATATCCGAACTGGCAGCCAACGCTTCACCGGTTGCACGCCCGCCCTGCACCAGATTGATCACCCCAGCCGGTAAACCCGCCTGCAACCAGAGTTTCAGCGTTGCCTCTGCCGTCAATGGCGTCAGTTCACTCGGTTTAAACACCAAGGTGTTACCCGCCAGCAAGGCGGGCACAATATGGCCGTTCGGCAGATGCCCAGGAAAATTATACGGCCCGAATACCGCCAACACACCGTGCGGGCGATGGCGCAATACGGAAGCACCATCAGCCATGGCTGTTTCTGTTACGCCAGTGCGCGTCTGATAGGCCTGTAGCGATATCCCCACTTTGCCGATCATCGCCTGCACTTCGGTCAACGTTTCCCAACGCGGCTTGCTGGTTTCACGGCTGATGATCTCTGCCAAAACCTGTTTATGTTCTTCCAGCAGGGCGGCAAAGCGTTTGACCAACGCTTCACGC
Proteins encoded in this region:
- the astB gene encoding N-succinylarginine dihydrolase; the protein is MLGYEVNFDGLVGLTHHYAGLSFGNEASTQHRHAVSNPQLAAKQGLLKMKALADLGFQQGVLPPQERPHLPMLRKLGFCGSDESVLVQAMRTAPQLLSALSSASAMWTANAATVSPSADSADGKIHFTAANLNNKFHRAIEAETTSAVLQAIFSDRQYFIHHDALPQVALFGDEGAANHNRLGGDYAKRGVQVFVYGRQEFGGKQAPVRYPARQTREASEAIARLHQLDPEHTVFLQQNPEVIDQGVFHNDVIAVSNQQVLFHHQQAFWHQQQGLEQLRRQMAAVETELVAIEVPTARVSVADAVATYLFNSQILTKPAGRMMIVVPEESRQHAGVWQYLTEMVASGGPIDEIKVFDLRESMRNGGGPACLRLRVAMNEPELRAINPRVLMNDTLFATLNQWVDRYYRDRLTQHDLADPQLLREGREALDTLTSILGLGSVYPFQQ
- the astD gene encoding succinylglutamate-semialdehyde dehydrogenase, with protein sequence MSHPALLINGAWRVGQGAAFSKTDPVDNQPLWQANAADAADVAAACAAARGAFSTWARTPFAQREALVKRFAALLEEHKQVLAEIISRETSKPRWETLTEVQAMIGKVGISLQAYQTRTGVTETAMADGASVLRHRPHGVLAVFGPYNFPGHLPNGHIVPALLAGNTLVFKPSELTPLTAEATLKLWLQAGLPAGVINLVQGGRATGEALAASSDIDGLLFTGSASTGYHLHRQLAGQPEKILALEMGGNNALIVEQVEDRDAVVNLAIQSAFISAGQRCTCSRRILVKRGQEGDAFIERLVQVAGTLRIGRWDAEPQPFMGGVISTAAAEKMLAAQQHLLALGGKALLTLRQLESGSALLSPGIIEVTGVANVPDEEYFGPLTTIIRYDSFDEALRIANNTRYGLSVGLVSPQRGLFEQLLLEARAGIVNWNKPLTGASSAAPFGGVGASGNHRPSAFYAADYCAWPMASLESPDLSLPTSLAPGLSFN
- the astE gene encoding succinylglutamate desuccinylase — protein: MIDLLALTLAGEEPASPCGENAKLRWQWLGEGLFEICPLHGYQRAVVISAGIHGNETAPIELLNQCVGEILAGTRPLAVRLLVVLGNPPAMRAGKRYLTSDMNRMFGGRYAQFEPSGETARAQQLEQAISAFFAGESAARFHFDLHTAIRESCLPRFGLLPFQQCPYSAEMLALLDAAALDAVVIHQAPGGTFSHFSSEQMQAASCTLELGKARPFGSNDLQQFADIHQALRAFISAAPLPPRTQRPMRVFRVAQSLIKRSEAFKLYLSNDTANFTELVQGTLLCEQPGEVYRVQHDTEWILFPNPAVALGLRAGMMLIEVPRNTLF
- a CDS encoding YebW family protein, encoding MYALVMFVCYLDGGCADIVLDVLRDEQQCLAVMQEQQLRHAGCYPIEDFIDGFWFSTDQGQNMHR
- a CDS encoding DUF1304 domain-containing protein; the encoded protein is MILIATILVGLVAVLHIYIFVLEVFLWQKPVGRRAFGTTAEFAAATHVLAANQGVYNGFLAVGLLWGALRHDMAIQLFFLGCVLVAGIFGGLTASRKILLVQALPALLAILALLAAGYSG